A single Phoenix dactylifera cultivar Barhee BC4 chromosome 1, palm_55x_up_171113_PBpolish2nd_filt_p, whole genome shotgun sequence DNA region contains:
- the LOC103704351 gene encoding VAMP-like protein YKT61, producing the protein MKITSLLVLKCSGAGDSSSSGPAEAVVLANASDVSHFGYFQRTAAKEFILFVARTVAKRTPPGQRQSVQHEEYKVHSYNRNGLCALAFMDDHYPVRSAFSLLNTVLDEYQKTFGDSWRAVQADATQPWPYLNEALTKFQDPAEADKLLKIQRDLDETKIILHKTIDSVLARGERLDSLVEKSSDLSAASQMFYKQAKKTNQCCTIL; encoded by the exons ATGAAGATCACCTCGCTCCTCGTCCTGAAATGCTCCGGCGCCGGcgattcctcctcctccgggcCGGCGGAGGCAGTGGTCCTCGCCAACGCTTCCGACGTCAGCCACTTCGGCTATTTCCAGAGAACGGCGGCCAAGGAGTTCATCCTCTTCGTCGCCCGCACCGTCGCCAAGAGGACGCCGCCCGGCCAGCGCCAGTCCGTCCAGCACGAAG AATACAAGGTGCACTCTTACAATAGAAATGGTCTTTGTGCATTGGCATTCATGGATGATCATTATCCTGTGCGAAGTGCATTTTCTCTCCTAAATACG GTACTAGATGAATATCAGAAGACTTTTGGGGATTCTTGGAGAGCAGTACAGGCTGATGCCACTCAACCATGGCCATATCTGAATGAAGCTTTGACGAAATTTCAG gATCCTGCAGAGGCTGACAAATTGCTGAAAATTCAGAGGGACTTGGATGAAACCAAAATTATTCTG CATAAGACCATTGATAGTGTGCTTGCTCGAGGGGAGAGATTGGATAGCTTAGTTGAGAAGAGTTCAGATCTTAGTGCAGCCTCGCAG ATGTTCTACAAGCAGGCCAAGAAGACCAACCAATGTTGTACCATtctataa
- the LOC103704353 gene encoding S-adenosylmethionine synthase 3 isoform X2, with translation MDTFLFTSESVNEGHPDKICDQVSDAILDACLEQDPESKVACETCTKTNMVMVFGEITTKAKVDYEKIVRDTCRRIGFVSADVGLDADRCNVLVNIEEQSPDIAQGVHGHLTKKPEEIGAGDQGHMFGYATDETPELMPLTHVLATKLGARLTEVRKNGTCPWVRPDGKTQVTVEYQNEGGVMVPIRVHTVLISTQHDESVTNEQIAKDLKEHVIKPVIPSKYLDDRTIFHLNPSGRFVIGGPHGDAGLTGRKIIIDTYGGWGAHGGGAFSGKDPTKVDRSGAYIARQAAKSVVASGLARRCLVQISYAIGVPEPLSVFVDTYKTGKIPDKQILTLVKEKFDFRPGMIAVNLDLKRGGNFRYQKTAAYGHFGRDDPDFTWEKAKVLKWDKA, from the coding sequence ATGGACACATTCCTCTTCACTTCAGAGTCAGTCAATGAAGGCCACCCTGACAAAATCTGCGACCAAGTCTCAGATGCCATACTCGACGCATGCTTAGAGCAGGATCCTGAGAGCAAGGTAGCTTGCGAGACTTGCACCAAGACCAATATGGTCATGGTGTTTGGTGAGATCACCACCAAGGCCAAGGTTGACTACGAAAAGATCGTCCGCGACACCTGTCGACGCATTGGGTTCGTCTCAGCAGACGTTGGCCTCGACGCCGACCGCTGCAATGTTCTTGTCAACATCGAGGAGCAGAGCCCCGACATTGCCCAAGGAGTCCATGGTCACCTCACAAAGAAGCCCGAGGAGATTGGTGCTGGGGACCAAGGCCACATGTTTGGCTACGCCACGGACGAGACCCCGGAGCTGATGCCGCTGACCCATGTCCTCGCAACCAAGCTCGGCGCCAGGCTTACGGAGGTCCGCAAGAACGGGACGTGCCCATGGGTGAGGCCTGATGGCAAGACTCAGGTGACTGTGGAGTATCAAAATGAAGGTGGAGTCATGGTCCCCATCCGAGTCCACACTGTGCTCATCTCAACCCAGCATGATGAGTCTGTCACCAATGAACAGATAGCAAAGGACCTGAAGGAGCATGTAATCAAACCAGTCATCCCTTCGAAGTACCTTGATGATAGGACCATCTTCCACTTGAACCCATCAGGCCGCTTCGTGATCGGCGGGCCTCACGGCGATGCCGGGCTGACCGGCCGGAAGATCATCATCGACACATATGGTGGCTGGGGAGCCCATGGTGGTGGTGCATTCTCTGGGAAGGACCCAACTAAGGTGGACCGCAGTGGTGCATATATTGCAAGGCAGGCAGCCAAGAGTGTGGTAGCTTCAGGGCTTGCAAGGAGGTGCCTTGTCCAGATTTCTTATGCAATTGGTGTGCCAGAGCCACTCTCAGTGTTTGTGGATACATATAAGACAGGGAAGATACCTGATAAGCAGATACTGACTTTGGTCAAGGAGAAGTTTGATTTCAGACCAGGTATGATTGCTGTCAACCTGGATTTGAAGAGGGGAGGAAACTTCAGGTACCAAAAGACTGCAGCTTATGGGCATTTCGGCCGTGATGATCCTGATTTCACATGGGAGAAAGCTAAGGTTCTGAAGTGGGACAAAGCTTGA
- the LOC103704354 gene encoding protein BOLA2: protein MGVAKEDVESALTSALKPSHLEVIDTSGGCGARFEIEIVSEQFEGKRLLERHRLVNGALAEQMNHIHALSIKKALTPSQWNPQQ from the exons ATGGGGGTGGCCAAAGAAGACGTCGAATCCGCGCTCACTTCGGCTCTCAAGCCCTCTCATCTT GAAGTGATCGATACATCCGGAGG ATGTGGGGCACGGTTTGAGATCGAGATAGTATCGGAGCAGTTCGAGGGGAAGAGGCTGCTGGAGAGGCACCGCCTAGTGAACGGTGCGCTGGCGGAGCAGATGAATCACATCCACGCCCTCTCCATCAAGAAGGCCCTCACCCCTTCTCAGTGGAATCCCCAGCAGTAG
- the LOC103704353 gene encoding S-adenosylmethionine synthase 3 isoform X1, which produces MGNESHGLPRVFSFLYPFLRSSVASSSCHFPPLKMDTFLFTSESVNEGHPDKICDQVSDAILDACLEQDPESKVACETCTKTNMVMVFGEITTKAKVDYEKIVRDTCRRIGFVSADVGLDADRCNVLVNIEEQSPDIAQGVHGHLTKKPEEIGAGDQGHMFGYATDETPELMPLTHVLATKLGARLTEVRKNGTCPWVRPDGKTQVTVEYQNEGGVMVPIRVHTVLISTQHDESVTNEQIAKDLKEHVIKPVIPSKYLDDRTIFHLNPSGRFVIGGPHGDAGLTGRKIIIDTYGGWGAHGGGAFSGKDPTKVDRSGAYIARQAAKSVVASGLARRCLVQISYAIGVPEPLSVFVDTYKTGKIPDKQILTLVKEKFDFRPGMIAVNLDLKRGGNFRYQKTAAYGHFGRDDPDFTWEKAKVLKWDKA; this is translated from the exons ATGGGGAACGAGTCGCACGGGCTCCCTCGGGTTTTCTCCTTCTTATATCCCTTTCTTCGCTCTTCCGTCGCCTCCTCTTCCTGCCACTTCCCTCCTCTCAAG ATGGACACATTCCTCTTCACTTCAGAGTCAGTCAATGAAGGCCACCCTGACAAAATCTGCGACCAAGTCTCAGATGCCATACTCGACGCATGCTTAGAGCAGGATCCTGAGAGCAAGGTAGCTTGCGAGACTTGCACCAAGACCAATATGGTCATGGTGTTTGGTGAGATCACCACCAAGGCCAAGGTTGACTACGAAAAGATCGTCCGCGACACCTGTCGACGCATTGGGTTCGTCTCAGCAGACGTTGGCCTCGACGCCGACCGCTGCAATGTTCTTGTCAACATCGAGGAGCAGAGCCCCGACATTGCCCAAGGAGTCCATGGTCACCTCACAAAGAAGCCCGAGGAGATTGGTGCTGGGGACCAAGGCCACATGTTTGGCTACGCCACGGACGAGACCCCGGAGCTGATGCCGCTGACCCATGTCCTCGCAACCAAGCTCGGCGCCAGGCTTACGGAGGTCCGCAAGAACGGGACGTGCCCATGGGTGAGGCCTGATGGCAAGACTCAGGTGACTGTGGAGTATCAAAATGAAGGTGGAGTCATGGTCCCCATCCGAGTCCACACTGTGCTCATCTCAACCCAGCATGATGAGTCTGTCACCAATGAACAGATAGCAAAGGACCTGAAGGAGCATGTAATCAAACCAGTCATCCCTTCGAAGTACCTTGATGATAGGACCATCTTCCACTTGAACCCATCAGGCCGCTTCGTGATCGGCGGGCCTCACGGCGATGCCGGGCTGACCGGCCGGAAGATCATCATCGACACATATGGTGGCTGGGGAGCCCATGGTGGTGGTGCATTCTCTGGGAAGGACCCAACTAAGGTGGACCGCAGTGGTGCATATATTGCAAGGCAGGCAGCCAAGAGTGTGGTAGCTTCAGGGCTTGCAAGGAGGTGCCTTGTCCAGATTTCTTATGCAATTGGTGTGCCAGAGCCACTCTCAGTGTTTGTGGATACATATAAGACAGGGAAGATACCTGATAAGCAGATACTGACTTTGGTCAAGGAGAAGTTTGATTTCAGACCAGGTATGATTGCTGTCAACCTGGATTTGAAGAGGGGAGGAAACTTCAGGTACCAAAAGACTGCAGCTTATGGGCATTTCGGCCGTGATGATCCTGATTTCACATGGGAGAAAGCTAAGGTTCTGAAGTGGGACAAAGCTTGA
- the LOC103704352 gene encoding fructose-1,6-bisphosphatase, cytosolic-like yields MDHAADAHRTDLMTITRHVLNEQTKHPESRGDFTILLSHIVLGCKFVCTSVNKAGLAKLLGLAGEKNVQGEDQKKLDVLSNEVFVKALISSGQTCILVSEEDEEAIFVDPALRGKYCVVFDPLDGSSNIDCGVSIGTIFGIYMVKDKNEVTINDVLQSGKNMLAAGYCMYGSSCTLVLSTGSGVNGFTLDPSLGEFILTHPNIKIPKKGKIYSVNEGNAKNWDGPTAKFVEKCKFPEDGCSPKSLRYIGSMVADIHRTLLYGGIFLYPADKKSPDGKLRVLYEVFPMSFLMEQAGGQAFTGKQRALDLVPTNIHQRSPIFLGSYDDVEELKALYAAEERNA; encoded by the exons ATGGATCACGCGGCGGATGCGCATCGGACGGATCTGATGACGATAACGCGGCACGTGCTGAACGAGCAGACGAAGCACCCGGAGTCGCGGGGGGACTTCACCATCCTCCTCAGCCACATCGTCCTCGGCTGCAAGTTCGTCTGCACCTCCGTCAACAAG GCTGGCCTCGCTAAGCTCCTTGGACTTGCTGGAGAGAAGAATGTCCAG GGTGAAGACCAAAAGAAGCTGGATGTGCTTTCAAATGAAGTCTTTGTCAAAGCTTTGATAAGTAGTGGACAAACA TGTATTCTTGTTtcagaagaggatgaggaggcAATATTTGTGGATCCAGCACTGCGTGGAAA ATATTGTGTTGTCTTTGATCCACTGGATGGTTCCTCTAACATAGACTGTGGTGTTTCCATTGGAACG ATTTTTGGGATTTACATGGTAAAGGATAAGAATGAAGTGACTATAAATGATGTTTTGCAATCAGGGAAGAATATGCTGGCAGCTGGTTATTGCATGTACGGAAGTTCCTGCACG CTTGTATTGAGCACTGGAAGTGGCGTCAATGGTTTCACACTAGATCCATCTCTTGGAGAGTTCATACTGACTCATCCAAACATAAAG ATACCAAAGAAAGGCAAAATATATTCAGTGAATGAAGGAAATGCCAAAAACTGGGATGGACCTACAGCAAA GTTTGTGGAGAAATGCAAATTTCCTGAGGATGGTTGCTCACCAAAATCTCTGAGATATATTGGAAG CATGGTTGCTGATATCCATCGTACTCTTCTCTATGGAGGCATCTTTTTGTATCCTGCAGATAAGAAGAGTCCAGATGGAAAGCTACG TGTTCTCTATGAAGTGTTCCCCATGTCATTTTTGATGGAGCAAGCTGGTGGTCAAGCTTTTACAGGGAAGCAGCGG GCCCTTGACTTGGTTCCTACTAATATTCATCAGAGGTCTCCAATATTTCTCGGCAGCTATGATGATGTTGAGGAACTTAAAGCACTCTATGCTGCTGAAGAGAGGAATGCCTGA